From Polaromonas hydrogenivorans, one genomic window encodes:
- a CDS encoding ABC transporter ATP-binding protein has protein sequence MTNHLLEIDRVTKRFGDYSAVTETSFSIERGEFLAIMGSSGCGKTTMLRMLAGLDQPTTGEIRLDGKSQNGLPAWERDLPLVWQSLALFPFLSVLDNVAFGLKMRGIGKHERHTRAQTWLKKLELGEFAQRNVSQLSGGQRQRVALARALVTEPKVLLLDEPLSALDAHLSVRMQALLRSLQRELGITFIYVTHSQTEAFSMADRVVVMSRGKVEQIGAPKDIYRQPANRFVAEFIGNVNILRGAVETVANGVATLHTPLGFMTASTGGVTARPGMETDFFVNADQIALGLQPQEENQVSAKLLSYKFVGSMVTLYLELPNGDEMKVSVPEPVYDRVGVKIGDMVHASWPASAAQLFPVTE, from the coding sequence ATGACAAATCATTTACTTGAGATCGACCGAGTTACCAAGCGATTTGGCGACTACTCGGCGGTAACCGAAACATCATTCAGTATCGAACGCGGCGAATTTCTCGCCATCATGGGTTCGAGTGGCTGCGGCAAGACGACAATGCTACGCATGCTGGCAGGACTGGACCAGCCAACCACCGGTGAAATCCGGCTCGATGGCAAGTCTCAGAACGGCTTGCCGGCATGGGAGCGCGATCTTCCCTTGGTGTGGCAGAGCCTGGCGCTGTTCCCTTTTCTGAGCGTGCTGGACAACGTCGCCTTCGGACTCAAGATGCGCGGCATCGGCAAGCACGAGCGTCACACCCGGGCGCAGACTTGGCTCAAGAAACTCGAACTTGGCGAGTTTGCCCAGCGCAACGTTTCCCAGCTGTCGGGCGGACAGCGCCAGCGCGTCGCGCTCGCCCGCGCCTTGGTCACCGAGCCCAAGGTGCTGCTGCTCGACGAACCCCTCAGCGCGCTCGACGCGCACTTGAGCGTGCGCATGCAAGCTTTGCTGCGCTCGTTGCAGCGGGAACTCGGTATCACCTTCATCTATGTCACCCACAGCCAGACCGAGGCTTTCTCGATGGCCGACCGTGTCGTGGTGATGAGTCGGGGAAAGGTCGAGCAGATCGGCGCTCCGAAGGATATTTATCGCCAGCCAGCAAACCGTTTCGTAGCGGAATTCATCGGCAATGTGAATATCCTGCGCGGCGCTGTCGAAACGGTGGCCAATGGCGTTGCCACGCTGCATACGCCGCTCGGGTTTATGACTGCATCGACCGGCGGTGTGACTGCCCGGCCGGGGATGGAAACCGACTTCTTTGTCAATGCCGACCAGATCGCGCTGGGCCTGCAGCCGCAGGAAGAGAACCAGGTAAGCGCCAAGCTATTGAGCTACAAATTCGTCGGTAGCATGGTAACGCTATATCTCGAACTGCCCAATGGCGATGAAATGA